Genomic segment of Candidatus Binatia bacterium:
TCACGTCCACACCGAGAAGACGTTGTTTCAGATCGTTGCTGTAGGCGACAATCCCGCCGCTGTAATAAGCCGAGCTTCCGGCAACATCGGTGATGCGGCTGCCGATCAATCCTCCGGTGCAGGACTCGGCGGTAGCGACCACCAGGCCGCGCTCCTTCAGCAGCGCGCCGACCACCTGTTCCATCGTCGAATCGTCGTCCGCGTAGACGACCTCCGCGATGCGCGAGCGCACCTCGGCCGCCAGTCCGGCGAGCCGGCGGCGCGCGTCGGCTTCGCTTCCAGCCACGCTGATGCGTACGGAAATCTTCGGGAAGCTGGCGCGAAAGGCGAGGCGGCCGCAGGAGGCAGGTACGGCGCCTCGAAGCCTTTCGTCCAGCGAAGACTCGGGAAGACCGAACGTGGCGAACGTGTGCGCGACGACGACGCGGCCCGCCTCGGTGCGAGACGCGATCCACGGCAGCACGCCGGCGTCGAACATCGGCTTCATCTCGCGCGGCACTCCGGGCAGCACGATGCAGTGCGCGCGCCCCCCGTCGCTCGAGACGGAAAGACGGTAGCCTGGGGCCGTGCCGACGGGGTTGTCGATGACGTCGGCACCGGCGGGGATCAGCGCCTGGCGAAGGTTGTTCTCGGGCATCGTGCGGCCGCGCGCGCGAAACATCGCGCGGATGCGCTCGGCCTGCCTTTCGTCCATGCGGAGCGGCACGGCGGCCACCGACGCGACGGTCTCGCTGGTCAGGTCGTCGCTGGTGGGGCCGAGGCCTCCCGTGGAGATCACGACGTCGGCCTTTTCGATCGCGCTCTTCCAAGCCCAGGCGATGCGGTCGACGTCGTCGCTGACCGCCAGGAATGCGACGACGTCCACACCGGCGCCCGACAGGCGGTCGGCCAGCCACGCCGAGTTCGTATCGACTGTGCGGCCTCCGACGATTTCGTCGCCTGTGGCCAGGATCGCCGCTGTCCGGATGGGCCCGTCCATGAGGTTTCGCCTTTTCTACGCCATTGCGCGGATCAATGCGAGCCCCGTGCGAAACTATGGCGAAAACAGTCCGGTCGCGCCGAGGGCCCGAATCGCCAGATTGGCATAAAGACCGGCAAAAAGGTCGTCCACGACGATCCCGATCCCTCCCGGCAGGCCCTCGGCCCAGCGGCACGGAGGCGGCTTCGCGATGTCGAAAGCGCGAAAAAAGAAGAATGCGGCGGCCAGCACGCGCCAGGTCGGCGGCATCAGGGCCACGGCGACGAGGTAGCCGGCAACCTCATCGATGACGACCTGGCCCGGATCCTTCACACCGAGGCGGCCGGCGGCCACCCCGGCCGACCAGATGGCAACGGCGACTACGAGCGCGATCGCGACGAGCTGCAGCAAGGGGCTCAGGCCGAGCAGCCCGTAGCCGATCGGAATCGCCACGACGGTTCCGGCGGTTCCCGGTGCCACCGGGGAGAGTCCGGCGCCGAGTCCGGTGGCGATCACCGTCGCGATGCGCGCCGCCGGACCGTCGGCCGGCGAAAAATTCGACTGCGATTTGGCCAATCCGTCTCCCGTCTGCCGGGCTGCTGCACCGCCCGGCGGCCGCGAAGCTAGAGAGATCCTCGACGGCTGACAACGCGTTTGGGCACACGGCGGACATTCGCCCGGCTGCATGGTATCGGTCGCCGGCACCACTCATGCGTCCTGTCATGCGTCCTGTCATGCGTCCGGCCGTGCACCGCATCTGTTGCGTGGCCGTTGCGGCGCTCGCACTGCCCGCTTCGTCGTGCGCGCTGCTGGTTCCGCCTCTGGATCCGATCGTCAACGAAGTGCGCGAGGTCCGTGAGCTCTCGGATCCTGCGCGCACGATGACGTTCCACGAAGCGCGCGTGTGGTTCAACGGGCCGGTGTCTCGCGCGACCAAGGGCGTGCGGCTTCCGGACGGCGTGTACGTGCTCGAGGCCGAAGACAAGGACTACCTGTACTTTCGCGCGCCCGCGCTGATCCAGATGCGCAGGATCGAAAACCAGCAGACCCGCGAAGGCGTGGACCTGCCCGGCGGATTCGCGCTCTACAAAAGATTCGCGATCTACCCGTTCGGCGCCGTGTACGTGGACGAGCCGCCGGGCCGCAAGGTGCTCGTCTTCCTGTTCGGCGGCGAGTTCGTCCCGCTGCGCGGCAAGCTCTGGGACAAGAGCTTCTGAAGCGAACCGCATTCATCTGCGCCCCGGCCGGTGCTACTGTCCCCGGTATCGTTTGAAGGAGGGCACATCCGCACATGAGAAGGATCACTGGCTCGCCGTCGCCGGCTTCGGTACTGCTGGCCTGCTGGACCCTGGCCTTCGCGCCGGCAGTGCCGGCCCTTGCCGCGGACGCGGTCTGCGGAGACGTCAACGCTTCGGGCAGCGTCACCGCCAGCGATGCCCTTGCCGTGCTGAAAGATTCGGTCGGCCAGCCGATCGAGCTTCGGTGCCCGCCCGACGGAACACCGCTGCAGACCGGCCAGACGTTCTGCTACGATTCGGTCGGAAAGTTCGTCTCGTGCGCGGGAACGGGCCAGGACGCAGAGTTCCAGCACGGCATCGCCCACAGCTTCACCGACAACGGCAACGGCACGATCAGCGACGGCGCCACCGGCCTGATGTGGGAGAAGCTGTCGAGCGACGGCAGCATCCACGACGTCGGCGCTACCTACACCTGGGCCGCGGCGTTCTCCTCGAAAATCGCTGCGCTAAACTCGGCGGGTTTTGCCGGCCATCACGACTGGAGGTTGCCGAACCTGGCCGAGATGGAGAGCATCGACGACGTCGGCACCGTCAATCCGTCGGCGTGGCCGCCGTTCGACTCGAACTGCGTGGCCGGCTGCTCGATTCATACGTGCAGCTGCACAGCCGTCAACGAATACTGGACGTCGTCCACGTACATCAACGATCGCTCGGGCGCGTGGTTCGTGCACTTCAACGACGGTTACGCCGGTGCGTTCCCGAAGACCGGCAGCCAGTCGGTGCGCGCGGTGCGAACGGGGAATTGAGCACTTTTTCTGCGGAGTGCCCGGCTCGCCGCTTTCCGCCTACGGCGCCGGGCAGGTCAGCGTCAGCGTCGTGTCGCCCACCGCAACCTTGAGCGTGCGCAGGGCGTCGCTCGCGGTCACCAGCTGGTCGTTGTTCGTGTCGCACTCGCACAGCGCGCACGAGGACGCACCGACCGCCGATCGCAGCGTGAGAAGTGCGTCGCTGGCTTTCGGTGACGGGGCCGCGCGGCGGGTGGCGGGAGCTCCGCAGACGCATGCGTTTGCGCGATAGATCTCGACGCTCTCGTCGGCGTTGTTCGTCGCGAGGTTGCAGTCGCTGTCGAGCATCACGCGCGTTCCGTCGGCGCTGATGCCGCCGGCAGTGCTCGAGCAGTTCGGCCCACCGTCCGTGACGGCGAGAATTCCTCCCTGGGACCTGCCGACGCCGGCCTGGAAAGCCTCGATGCTGCCGTCGCCGTTGAACTCGTTCAGGCGGCAGTAGCTCGTGAACGCCACCGCCGTGCCCGACGCGGCCATGCGCGGCTCGCCGCTCGCGCACGCAGTGCCGCTGCCGACGTTGGTGACCTGCGCGACGGTCTTCGATGCGTTGACCGTGAAGATCTCGTCGCTGTTGTCCGCATTGAAGCCGGTAAAATTGCAATCGCTGTAGAACGCGATGATGGAGCCTGCGCTGTCCATCGACGGCCGTACGCTCGAGCACGTGTCGTCCGGCGCTTTGGTCATCTGCGTTGCCGCGCCGGCCGACGTCACCGTGAAGATCTCGATCGCACGGTCTTCGTTCTCGCCCGTCAGGTTGCAGTCCGAGTCGAAGGCGACGAGGCTGCCGCTGCCGTTGATCGACGCCGAGGTGCTGTCGCAGTCGTCTGCCGAATTGTCGGTAAGACGCGTCAGCACGCCGGTCGACGAGACGCGGAAAATGCCGGAGCCGCGTACGGCATTGCTGTTCCCCTGCAGGTTGCAGGTGCTGTCGAACGCAATGAAAGTGCCCGCGCCGTTGATCGACGGCGCCAGGTTGTCGCAGCCGACCGAATTGGTGAGCTGCGTGATGGCACCGTTCTTCCACAGAAAGATCTCGACGTTGCCGTCGACGTTCGCGCCGGTCAGGTTGCAGTCGGACTCGAACGCGACCTTGTTGCCGTCGCTGCTCATGCTCGGGCGCGTGCTCGAGCATGCCACGCCGGTCGTGAGCTGGGCAGGCGCCGAGCCGACGACGGCGCGGAAGATCTCGAGGCTGCC
This window contains:
- a CDS encoding competence/damage-inducible protein A — protein: MDGPIRTAAILATGDEIVGGRTVDTNSAWLADRLSGAGVDVVAFLAVSDDVDRIAWAWKSAIEKADVVISTGGLGPTSDDLTSETVASVAAVPLRMDERQAERIRAMFRARGRTMPENNLRQALIPAGADVIDNPVGTAPGYRLSVSSDGGRAHCIVLPGVPREMKPMFDAGVLPWIASRTEAGRVVVAHTFATFGLPESSLDERLRGAVPASCGRLAFRASFPKISVRISVAGSEADARRRLAGLAAEVRSRIAEVVYADDDSTMEQVVGALLKERGLVVATAESCTGGLIGSRITDVAGSSAYYSGGIVAYSNDLKQRLLGVDVKTLEKHGAVSEQTAREMATGALAAGAADLAVATTGIAGPDGGTAEKPVGTVAIALASGGRSGAQSVDSRLYRFWGGRDWIKMLTSQVALDWIRRHLVGLPALEPRDIAPAPRVESSG
- a CDS encoding phosphatidylglycerophosphatase A, translating into MAKSQSNFSPADGPAARIATVIATGLGAGLSPVAPGTAGTVVAIPIGYGLLGLSPLLQLVAIALVVAVAIWSAGVAAGRLGVKDPGQVVIDEVAGYLVAVALMPPTWRVLAAAFFFFRAFDIAKPPPCRWAEGLPGGIGIVVDDLFAGLYANLAIRALGATGLFSP
- a CDS encoding DUF1566 domain-containing protein translates to MRRITGSPSPASVLLACWTLAFAPAVPALAADAVCGDVNASGSVTASDALAVLKDSVGQPIELRCPPDGTPLQTGQTFCYDSVGKFVSCAGTGQDAEFQHGIAHSFTDNGNGTISDGATGLMWEKLSSDGSIHDVGATYTWAAAFSSKIAALNSAGFAGHHDWRLPNLAEMESIDDVGTVNPSAWPPFDSNCVAGCSIHTCSCTAVNEYWTSSTYINDRSGAWFVHFNDGYAGAFPKTGSQSVRAVRTGN